A single genomic interval of uncultured Pseudodesulfovibrio sp. harbors:
- the trpA gene encoding tryptophan synthase subunit alpha has translation MNPMQIKIEEAKAKGKVGLIPFLPAGFPNREQFWKELEQLDTAGASVIEIGMPFSDPVADGPVVEKASLKCLEDGINLKWILDGLKERKGQFNAALLLMGYLNPVYQYGLKQFGADCEAAGVSGLIIADMPHEESGFVKEAIEPHGVSLVPLVGLNTSRERMQLYADGASGFCYFVSVLGTTGQRESLPARIKEKLAEAKEVFDIPIALGFGIKHPDQLAEFDGLMDAAVFGSALITHIENGGSSDEFMEPWK, from the coding sequence ATGAATCCCATGCAGATAAAAATTGAAGAAGCCAAGGCGAAAGGGAAGGTCGGGTTGATTCCGTTTCTTCCGGCAGGATTTCCCAACCGGGAACAGTTCTGGAAAGAACTTGAACAGCTCGACACGGCAGGAGCATCCGTCATCGAGATAGGCATGCCCTTTTCCGATCCCGTGGCCGATGGGCCGGTTGTGGAAAAGGCGTCCCTCAAATGTCTTGAGGACGGTATCAACCTGAAATGGATTCTCGACGGACTCAAGGAACGCAAGGGGCAGTTCAACGCCGCCCTGCTGCTCATGGGTTATCTGAATCCCGTGTATCAGTACGGTCTGAAACAGTTCGGCGCGGACTGCGAGGCCGCAGGCGTCTCCGGCCTGATCATCGCGGACATGCCGCACGAGGAATCCGGTTTCGTCAAGGAAGCCATCGAACCGCACGGCGTGTCCCTTGTCCCGCTCGTCGGGCTGAACACCAGCAGGGAACGCATGCAACTCTATGCCGACGGTGCAAGCGGGTTCTGTTACTTCGTTTCGGTGCTCGGCACCACGGGCCAGCGCGAAAGCCTGCCCGCACGCATCAAGGAAAAACTCGCCGAGGCAAAGGAAGTCTTCGACATCCCCATCGCGCTCGGTTTCGGTATCAAGCACCCGGATCAGCTCGCCGAGTTCGACGGGCTCATGGATGCCGCCGTATTCGGCTCCGCACTCATCACGCACATCGAAAACGGCGGATCAAGCGACGAGTTCATGGAGCCTTGGAAGTAG
- the trpB gene encoding tryptophan synthase subunit beta yields MKKGYFGDFGGQFIPELLMPPLLELEEAMNTILPSEEFQTRFAQMLKENVGRPSTITYCPRMSEQLGLDLWLKREDLNHSGAHKINNTLGQGLLAKMMGKEVLLAETGAGMHGVATTVAAAMLGMKAVVYMGATDVVRQAPNVNRMRLMGAEIVPVESGTKTLKDAINEALRRWLADQETTHYCFGTAAGPHPFPTLVREFQQVISKEARQQFMDRNDGDLPDVVVACVGGGSNAIGMFHHFIPDESVKIVGVEAAGTGEPGCHDSAPLDHGSEGVLHGMKTKLLQTDEGQILPSHSVAPGLDYPGVGPEHTHLQDIGRVDYTTINDGQAINAFKMLSQQEGIIPALESSHAVAYAIENKNELQGKSVLVCLSGRGDKDLGILDEIL; encoded by the coding sequence ATGAAGAAAGGTTATTTTGGCGACTTCGGCGGCCAGTTCATTCCCGAACTGCTCATGCCGCCGCTTCTGGAACTGGAAGAGGCAATGAACACCATCCTGCCGTCCGAAGAGTTCCAGACACGCTTCGCACAGATGCTCAAGGAAAACGTGGGACGCCCTTCCACCATCACTTACTGTCCGAGAATGTCCGAACAGCTTGGCCTCGACCTCTGGCTCAAGCGCGAGGACCTCAACCATTCCGGCGCACACAAGATCAACAACACCCTCGGTCAGGGACTGCTTGCCAAAATGATGGGCAAGGAAGTGCTGCTCGCCGAGACGGGCGCAGGCATGCACGGCGTGGCCACCACGGTCGCCGCCGCCATGCTCGGCATGAAGGCCGTGGTCTACATGGGAGCCACCGACGTGGTGCGTCAGGCACCCAACGTCAACCGCATGCGCCTCATGGGAGCCGAGATCGTGCCCGTGGAGTCCGGCACAAAGACCCTCAAGGACGCCATCAACGAAGCCCTGCGCCGCTGGCTTGCGGATCAGGAAACCACGCATTACTGCTTCGGCACAGCCGCCGGACCGCACCCCTTCCCCACACTGGTGCGCGAATTCCAACAGGTCATCTCAAAGGAAGCCCGCCAGCAGTTCATGGACCGCAACGACGGCGACCTGCCGGACGTGGTCGTGGCCTGTGTCGGCGGCGGCTCCAACGCCATCGGCATGTTCCACCACTTCATCCCGGATGAATCTGTCAAGATCGTCGGCGTCGAAGCCGCTGGCACCGGAGAACCGGGCTGCCACGATTCCGCCCCGCTCGATCATGGTTCCGAAGGCGTGCTGCACGGCATGAAAACCAAGCTGCTCCAGACGGACGAAGGCCAGATTCTGCCTTCGCATTCCGTGGCTCCCGGCCTCGACTACCCCGGTGTCGGCCCCGAGCACACGCATCTGCAAGACATCGGACGCGTGGATTACACCACCATCAATGATGGTCAGGCCATCAATGCCTTCAAGATGCTGTCCCAACAGGAAGGCATTATCCCGGCCCTCGAATCCTCGCACGCCGTGGCCTACGCAATCGAGAACAAAAACGAATTGCAAGGCAAGTCCGTCCTCGTCTGCCTCTCCGGTCGCGGAGACAAAGACCTCGGCATTCTTGATGAAATTCTCTAG
- a CDS encoding phosphoribosylanthranilate isomerase: MPRPLVKVCGMTRMQDVELCMELGVDLLGFIFHPKSPRNVDPDFAASVKTGKITKVGVFVNQTANEVIEIMDRCGLHAAQLHGGQDMAFCETIGPDRVIRVFWPSTYASPAALARDLEDYSEVCGHFLFDAGIKGEGGTGQSIDFDILQHIEIQTPWFLAGGIGPNNIRAALSTNPPGLDINSGVEIEPGIKDETKLRAVFDALAKV; the protein is encoded by the coding sequence ATGCCCCGCCCGCTGGTCAAGGTCTGCGGCATGACCCGCATGCAGGACGTCGAACTCTGTATGGAGCTTGGCGTGGACCTGCTCGGGTTCATATTCCATCCGAAAAGTCCGCGAAACGTGGACCCGGATTTCGCAGCCTCGGTCAAAACCGGCAAGATCACCAAAGTCGGCGTGTTTGTGAACCAGACCGCCAACGAAGTGATCGAGATCATGGACCGGTGCGGCCTTCACGCCGCACAGCTCCATGGCGGGCAGGACATGGCATTTTGCGAAACCATCGGTCCGGACCGGGTCATCCGCGTCTTCTGGCCTTCCACCTACGCCTCGCCCGCGGCACTGGCCCGCGACCTCGAAGACTACTCCGAAGTCTGCGGCCATTTCCTGTTCGACGCAGGCATCAAAGGCGAAGGAGGCACAGGGCAGTCGATTGATTTCGACATCCTGCAACATATTGAAATACAAACACCTTGGTTCCTCGCAGGCGGCATCGGACCGAACAACATCCGTGCTGCCCTTTCCACGAACCCTCCCGGATTGGACATCAATTCCGGCGTGGAAATCGAACCGGGCATAAAAGACGAAACAAAACTGCGGGCCGTTTTCGATGCGCTCGCAAAGGTGTGA
- a CDS encoding indole-3-glycerol-phosphate synthase, translated as MLDKFREAKQLEIDSLRKDFMEGRVPAVYQGERPSFIDAIKAKGPGAVIAEFKPASPSKGILRDNLNPLDFADDYANNGAAAISVLTEHKYFKGTPDFLFMMKEPGVPLLRKDFIFDPLQVAMTASSPASAVLLIARMCDDATHLKQLVDLARMPGLAPVVEIFDQTDLDMAREAGADIIQVNNRDLDTLETSLDQSRNFITQKKDGELWISASGISERAQVEEMAGLGFDAVLVGTCLMEADNPGEKLAELTGAK; from the coding sequence ATGTTGGATAAATTCAGAGAAGCCAAGCAGCTGGAAATCGACAGCCTGCGTAAGGACTTCATGGAGGGCCGCGTGCCCGCCGTGTATCAGGGCGAACGTCCGTCCTTCATCGACGCCATCAAGGCCAAGGGACCGGGCGCGGTGATCGCCGAATTCAAACCGGCTAGCCCGAGCAAGGGCATCCTGCGCGACAACCTGAACCCGCTCGACTTCGCGGACGATTACGCGAACAACGGCGCGGCAGCCATCTCCGTGCTGACCGAACACAAGTACTTCAAGGGCACCCCGGACTTTCTGTTCATGATGAAGGAACCCGGCGTCCCCCTGCTCAGGAAGGACTTCATATTCGATCCGCTTCAGGTCGCCATGACAGCGTCCAGTCCGGCCTCTGCCGTACTGCTCATCGCCCGCATGTGCGACGACGCCACCCACCTGAAACAGCTCGTGGACCTCGCCCGCATGCCCGGTCTCGCCCCGGTGGTCGAAATCTTCGATCAGACTGACCTCGACATGGCCCGCGAAGCCGGTGCCGACATCATTCAGGTCAACAACCGCGACCTCGACACGCTCGAGACGTCGCTCGACCAGTCCCGCAACTTCATCACTCAGAAGAAGGACGGCGAACTCTGGATCAGCGCAAGCGGCATCTCCGAACGCGCTCAGGTGGAAGAGATGGCCGGACTCGGCTTTGACGCCGTGCTTGTCGGAACCTGTCTGATGGAAGCCGACAACCCGGGCGAGAAACTCGCCGAACTGACAGGAGCCAAGTAG
- the trpD gene encoding anthranilate phosphoribosyltransferase, translated as MSFTIPEILELLAQQTPLNDNQADFMFAELMNGNMTEAQAGAFLMGLRIKGEDSTDLAAGVRTCVAHARKIPGYDGSQNEPVFDTVGTGGDGQCSFNNSTAVSLFLADMGYKVAKHGNRALSSSCGSADALEALGIPLDMSPEDAAEGLEKYNFAFLFAPAYHPAFKHIMPVRQQLGIRTLFNFMGPLLNPARPSHQLVGVGDPDKLEIMGETLLLTGVEKALIFAGAGGFDELTTWGVSRGYIIHNGIMEKTTVNPAQLGFKAHAPEDVRVSGKDDAVAKLRDILAGNGPEAMMDMVALNLAGCLHLLGEGSMRECAALARHTVNQGLKKGIPYVG; from the coding sequence ATGTCTTTTACCATACCTGAAATATTGGAACTGCTCGCACAGCAGACCCCGCTCAACGACAATCAGGCGGACTTCATGTTCGCGGAACTGATGAACGGCAACATGACCGAAGCACAAGCCGGAGCCTTCCTCATGGGGCTTCGCATCAAGGGTGAGGATTCCACCGACCTTGCCGCCGGGGTCCGCACCTGCGTCGCTCACGCGCGCAAAATCCCCGGCTACGATGGCTCGCAGAACGAACCCGTGTTCGACACCGTGGGCACGGGCGGCGACGGCCAGTGCAGTTTCAACAACTCCACCGCAGTCTCCCTGTTCCTCGCGGACATGGGATACAAAGTCGCCAAACACGGCAACCGCGCCCTGTCCTCGTCCTGCGGATCGGCCGACGCACTGGAGGCGCTGGGCATCCCTTTGGACATGTCGCCGGAGGACGCCGCCGAAGGTCTTGAGAAATACAACTTCGCCTTCCTGTTCGCCCCGGCCTACCATCCGGCATTCAAGCACATCATGCCGGTCCGCCAGCAGCTCGGCATCCGAACCCTGTTCAACTTCATGGGTCCCCTGCTCAATCCTGCCCGTCCTTCGCATCAGCTCGTCGGCGTAGGCGACCCCGACAAACTCGAAATCATGGGCGAAACCCTGCTGCTCACGGGCGTGGAAAAGGCGCTCATCTTTGCCGGTGCGGGCGGATTCGACGAACTGACCACATGGGGCGTGAGCCGCGGCTACATCATCCATAACGGCATCATGGAAAAAACCACGGTCAACCCGGCACAGCTCGGTTTCAAAGCACACGCCCCGGAAGACGTGCGGGTCAGCGGCAAAGACGACGCCGTGGCAAAGCTGCGCGACATCCTTGCCGGGAACGGTCCCGAGGCGATGATGGACATGGTGGCCCTGAATCTGGCAGGGTGCCTGCATCTTCTCGGCGAGGGCAGCATGAGGGAATGCGCCGCCCTTGCCCGTCACACCGTCAACCAGGGACTGAAAAAAGGAATTCCGTATGTTGGATAA
- a CDS encoding aminodeoxychorismate/anthranilate synthase component II yields the protein MFLLIDNFDSFTFNLVQAFQQLGADPTVIRNDREEVLELAESGKLKQVCLSPGPSNPENAGYCLEFLARLPKEIPVLGVCLGHQTLGHFAGAPVERAQRIMHGKTSRVQHNNTGIFTGLPDPFTVCRYHSLIVPAHKAADKIDVTARTSWGEVMGLQYKDRPWHGVQFHPESILTPEGPKLLQNFLNIQG from the coding sequence ATGTTTTTGCTGATAGATAATTTCGACTCCTTTACCTTCAATCTGGTGCAGGCATTCCAGCAACTCGGGGCCGATCCGACCGTGATCCGCAATGACCGGGAAGAGGTGCTTGAACTGGCTGAAAGCGGCAAACTGAAACAAGTCTGCCTCTCCCCCGGACCGAGCAACCCGGAAAACGCAGGCTACTGCCTCGAATTCCTCGCCCGACTGCCCAAGGAAATCCCGGTACTGGGCGTGTGCCTCGGCCACCAGACGCTGGGCCACTTCGCCGGTGCGCCGGTGGAACGGGCCCAGCGCATCATGCACGGCAAGACCTCACGGGTGCAGCATAACAATACCGGCATATTCACCGGACTGCCGGACCCGTTCACGGTCTGCCGCTACCACTCGCTCATCGTCCCGGCGCACAAGGCCGCCGACAAGATCGACGTGACCGCGCGCACCAGTTGGGGCGAAGTCATGGGACTCCAGTACAAGGACCGCCCATGGCACGGAGTGCAATTCCACCCGGAATCCATCCTCACGCCCGAAGGCCCGAAACTCCTGCAAAACTTTCTCAACATACAAGGATAA
- a CDS encoding anthranilate synthase component I family protein has translation MEKILLTQHGKWLPADVQTTISLYMGLVGDQPGILLESAEVDGRLGRYSLIAFDYRLMLHPVDGKLVVDTADERLAPLKELTGMDYLPGVKKAVEMLSIEQQTEGGASTAIGRDGLPGLTRGLYGYFGYGVAGMFERKLTEACPPAEAEACLVLPGQMVLFDHLRHSCCYLSLDEGATPMPAPIQWGADLTAPEAGTPTVHPGKEAYMAGVERCKELIAEGECIQVVLSTRFTVPVPDDPFRIYRRLRQANPSPFMFYMKFPDCPSMGKTCGTTLLGSSPEMMVRSAAGQLEVRPIAGTRWRGETEKEDLRLENELLADPKERAEHVMLVDLGRNDLGRISKPGTVTVEKFMNVERFSHVMHLTSYVEGELKDDLDGVDVLQATFPAGTLSGAPKIRAMEIIADLEPQPRGPYGGCIGWMGLDDGEINLDTGITIRSMWIRDGVCHWQAGAGIVYDSDAESEWNECHNKARVLLEVITGKGDTDVFADR, from the coding sequence ATGGAAAAAATACTATTGACCCAGCATGGCAAATGGTTGCCGGCTGATGTCCAGACAACCATCAGCCTCTATATGGGACTGGTGGGCGACCAGCCGGGGATTCTGCTTGAATCCGCCGAGGTGGACGGTCGATTGGGCCGATACAGCCTGATCGCGTTCGATTACCGCCTCATGCTGCACCCGGTTGACGGCAAGCTCGTCGTGGACACGGCTGACGAACGCCTCGCACCGCTGAAAGAACTGACTGGCATGGACTATCTTCCCGGCGTGAAAAAGGCCGTGGAAATGCTGTCCATTGAACAGCAGACCGAAGGCGGAGCTTCAACCGCCATCGGCCGCGATGGGCTTCCCGGACTGACACGCGGACTGTACGGCTATTTCGGCTATGGAGTGGCAGGCATGTTCGAGCGCAAGCTCACCGAAGCCTGTCCGCCAGCCGAAGCCGAGGCATGCCTCGTGCTTCCCGGACAGATGGTGCTTTTCGACCACCTGCGCCATTCCTGCTGTTACCTGAGCCTTGATGAGGGGGCCACCCCCATGCCCGCCCCGATCCAATGGGGCGCGGACCTCACCGCTCCCGAGGCCGGGACACCCACGGTTCACCCCGGCAAGGAAGCATACATGGCGGGTGTTGAGCGCTGCAAGGAACTCATTGCCGAGGGCGAGTGCATTCAGGTGGTGCTGTCCACCCGTTTTACCGTGCCCGTGCCGGACGACCCGTTCCGCATCTACCGCCGCCTGAGACAGGCCAACCCGTCCCCGTTCATGTTCTACATGAAATTCCCGGACTGCCCGTCCATGGGCAAGACCTGCGGCACCACCCTGCTCGGCTCATCCCCGGAAATGATGGTGCGCTCCGCCGCCGGACAACTTGAAGTCCGCCCCATTGCGGGAACCCGTTGGAGAGGGGAAACCGAAAAGGAAGACCTCCGGCTCGAAAACGAACTGCTGGCCGATCCCAAGGAACGCGCCGAGCACGTCATGCTCGTGGACCTCGGACGCAACGACCTTGGCCGCATCTCCAAGCCCGGAACGGTCACCGTGGAGAAATTCATGAACGTGGAGCGATTCTCCCACGTCATGCACCTCACATCCTATGTCGAGGGGGAACTCAAAGACGATCTCGACGGCGTGGACGTTTTGCAGGCCACTTTCCCGGCAGGCACCCTGTCCGGCGCACCCAAGATTCGGGCCATGGAGATCATCGCGGACCTCGAACCGCAGCCGCGCGGACCCTACGGCGGCTGTATCGGCTGGATGGGACTGGATGACGGCGAAATCAACCTCGATACCGGCATCACCATCCGCTCCATGTGGATCCGTGACGGCGTGTGCCATTGGCAGGCGGGTGCGGGAATCGTCTACGATTCCGACGCTGAGTCCGAATGGAACGAATGCCACAACAAGGCGCGTGTCCTGCTAGAAGTGATTACAGGCAAAGGAGATACCGATGTTTTTGCTGATAGATAA
- a CDS encoding prephenate dehydrogenase: MGGLFTQAFSDQGCDVAPLDRPLTDDAVRTALDGCDMLLLCIPVTAMGNVLDTLLPHLSAPTILCDVGSVKVQPMKAMLAKYDGPVVGTHPLFGPVIPEGFTPRVAVMPGRESDETAARRVCSLFNACGYICFDSTAEEHDRSMAFVQGLNFTSTVAFLAAARDVDGIENFITPSFQRRLDSARKMMTQDMELFEVISEANPFLQEVNRKFMSYLSVAAGGDLDLLADRAQWWWRNET, encoded by the coding sequence ATGGGAGGACTGTTTACACAGGCCTTTTCCGATCAGGGGTGCGATGTCGCACCGCTTGACCGGCCACTGACCGATGATGCGGTGCGAACCGCGCTCGACGGGTGTGACATGCTGCTGCTGTGCATTCCCGTAACCGCCATGGGAAACGTTCTCGACACCCTGCTGCCGCACCTCTCGGCCCCGACCATCCTGTGCGACGTCGGATCGGTCAAGGTACAGCCCATGAAGGCGATGCTCGCAAAATACGACGGCCCGGTGGTCGGTACGCACCCCCTGTTCGGACCGGTCATTCCCGAAGGGTTCACCCCGCGTGTGGCTGTCATGCCGGGACGTGAGTCCGATGAAACCGCCGCCCGGAGAGTCTGCTCGCTGTTCAACGCATGCGGATACATCTGTTTCGATTCCACAGCCGAAGAGCACGACCGGTCCATGGCCTTTGTGCAGGGCCTCAACTTCACGTCCACCGTGGCCTTTCTTGCAGCCGCACGGGATGTGGACGGCATAGAAAATTTCATCACCCCCTCCTTTCAGCGCAGGCTCGATTCGGCCCGTAAGATGATGACGCAGGATATGGAACTGTTTGAAGTCATTTCCGAAGCAAACCCGTTTCTACAGGAAGTGAACCGCAAGTTCATGTCCTACCTGAGCGTGGCCGCAGGCGGCGATCTCGACCTGCTGGCTGACCGCGCACAGTGGTGGTGGCGAAATGAAACATAG
- the aroA gene encoding 3-phosphoshikimate 1-carboxyvinyltransferase gives MTREPVRINAPASKSLSHRTLIAAALANGVSEISGALDSDDITRTRGCLTACGAKIEEKGDLLVVTGMKNGPKGGNADGKHPKEAPAELFMHESGTTCRIMTAVAAAGKGTFNVHGAPRMHERPMAELVNALESLGVAFDFGEKEGFLPFIMKSKGFRKDKVNITLEESSQYLSGLLLGAPMADHETVISVTGKKAVSWPYVALTLRIMEDFKAGFTVELKRGSKWQEVPWRSVKGATPGKIRFIVQPTGYDAANYRVEGDWSNASYFLAAGAVGRRPVLIRGLAADSLQGDRAIMDILSQMGATIKVNFDGILVEPGPLRGIRVDMGRCPDLVPTVSAVAAFASSPTTIENVAHLRIKETDRLAACAEEVARTGCETETTDDSLIIRPTRLPRGQEIDFTTYGDHRMPMSMSLFQLAGITTNFDNPECVGKSFPGFWDEWAKIVAE, from the coding sequence ATGACCAGAGAACCGGTCCGCATCAACGCCCCGGCGTCAAAATCGCTCTCCCACCGCACGCTCATCGCTGCGGCACTGGCAAACGGCGTATCCGAAATATCCGGTGCGCTCGACAGCGACGACATCACCCGCACCCGTGGCTGCCTGACCGCCTGCGGTGCGAAAATTGAAGAAAAAGGCGACCTGCTCGTTGTCACCGGCATGAAAAACGGCCCCAAGGGCGGCAATGCCGACGGCAAGCACCCCAAGGAAGCACCCGCCGAACTCTTCATGCATGAATCCGGCACCACCTGCCGCATCATGACCGCCGTTGCCGCAGCCGGAAAAGGGACGTTCAATGTCCACGGCGCACCACGCATGCACGAACGCCCCATGGCCGAATTGGTCAACGCGCTCGAATCGCTCGGCGTGGCATTCGACTTCGGCGAAAAGGAAGGCTTTCTGCCCTTCATCATGAAGAGCAAGGGATTCCGCAAGGACAAAGTAAACATCACCCTTGAGGAAAGCAGCCAGTATCTTTCCGGCCTGCTCCTCGGCGCACCCATGGCTGACCACGAGACCGTCATCTCCGTCACAGGGAAAAAGGCCGTGTCATGGCCTTACGTGGCGCTGACCCTGCGTATCATGGAAGATTTCAAGGCCGGATTCACTGTTGAGCTCAAACGCGGCTCCAAATGGCAGGAAGTGCCATGGCGCTCGGTCAAGGGAGCCACTCCCGGCAAAATCCGCTTCATCGTGCAGCCCACGGGTTACGATGCCGCGAACTACCGTGTCGAAGGCGACTGGTCCAACGCCAGTTATTTCCTCGCAGCCGGGGCAGTTGGCCGCCGTCCGGTCCTCATCAGGGGACTCGCCGCGGACTCGCTTCAGGGTGACCGCGCCATCATGGATATTCTCAGCCAGATGGGAGCCACCATCAAAGTGAATTTCGACGGAATCCTCGTTGAACCCGGCCCCCTGCGCGGCATCCGCGTGGACATGGGCCGCTGTCCGGACCTCGTCCCCACGGTCTCCGCCGTGGCTGCGTTCGCCTCGTCTCCGACCACCATCGAAAACGTGGCGCACCTTCGGATCAAGGAAACCGACCGTCTTGCCGCCTGCGCCGAAGAAGTCGCCCGCACAGGCTGTGAAACCGAAACCACCGACGACTCCCTCATCATCCGTCCGACACGGCTGCCGAGGGGACAGGAAATCGACTTCACCACCTACGGCGATCACCGCATGCCCATGTCCATGTCGCTATTCCAACTGGCCGGGATCACCACCAATTTCGACAATCCCGAATGCGTGGGCAAATCGTTCCCCGGCTTCTGGGACGAATGGGCAAAAATAGTGGCTGAGTAA
- the pheA gene encoding prephenate dehydratase — MASKDEKNDIPDLADLRVKIDSLDKQIVDLLNKRAQVSLGVGRYKAAHNEPIYKPFREQEVLNKIADSSPGPLPDTHLRTIYREIMSSSRHLQRPERVVYLGPEGTFSYFAAIEHMGSAAALTPKNNFEEIFRAVAEEGAELGVIPLENSIEGTVGQVVDLFMKYKVYIQAEVFSRISHSLMSNAENLEDVEVIYSHPQPLGQCRDWLRNNMRDVPTIPMESSAEAAALVAGKKAAAVVGHVKLADMHGMNVLAQNIEDMPDNWTRFLIIGAAPSTEDRRDKTTILFTLPDKPGALARVLSTIALQSINMTKLESRPFKGEKWKYVFFTDLECDLTNERHEEVLEDLRQQCHTLRVLGTYPTQEERQ; from the coding sequence ATGGCTTCCAAAGACGAAAAGAACGATATCCCTGATCTGGCTGACCTGCGGGTCAAGATCGACTCGCTGGACAAGCAGATCGTGGACCTGCTGAACAAACGGGCACAGGTAAGTCTGGGCGTGGGCCGTTACAAGGCCGCGCACAACGAACCGATCTACAAGCCGTTCCGCGAGCAGGAAGTGCTCAACAAGATCGCGGACTCCAGTCCCGGCCCGCTGCCGGACACGCATCTGCGTACCATTTATCGCGAGATAATGAGTTCTTCGCGCCACCTGCAACGCCCGGAGCGTGTTGTCTACCTCGGCCCGGAAGGCACCTTTTCCTACTTTGCCGCCATCGAACACATGGGCAGCGCCGCCGCGCTCACGCCCAAGAACAATTTCGAGGAAATCTTCCGAGCCGTTGCCGAAGAAGGAGCAGAGCTCGGCGTCATCCCGCTGGAAAACTCCATCGAAGGCACGGTCGGACAGGTCGTCGATCTTTTCATGAAATACAAGGTCTACATTCAGGCCGAAGTCTTTTCGCGCATCAGCCACAGCCTCATGTCCAATGCCGAGAACCTTGAAGACGTGGAAGTGATCTACTCCCACCCGCAGCCGCTCGGCCAATGCCGCGACTGGCTCCGCAACAACATGCGCGACGTACCGACCATTCCCATGGAATCCTCTGCCGAGGCAGCCGCTCTCGTGGCGGGGAAAAAGGCCGCCGCCGTTGTCGGGCACGTCAAGCTCGCGGACATGCACGGCATGAACGTGCTCGCCCAGAACATCGAGGACATGCCGGACAACTGGACCCGTTTCCTTATAATAGGCGCAGCGCCGTCCACGGAAGACAGGCGTGACAAGACCACCATCCTGTTCACCCTGCCGGACAAGCCGGGAGCCCTCGCCCGAGTGCTTTCCACCATTGCCCTGCAAAGCATCAACATGACCAAACTCGAATCCCGCCCCTTCAAGGGCGAAAAATGGAAATACGTATTTTTCACCGATCTTGAATGTGACCTTACCAACGAACGGCATGAAGAAGTGCTGGAGGACCTCCGGCAGCAATGCCACACACTGCGAGTCCTCGGCACCTACCCCACGCAGGAGGAAAGACAATGA
- a CDS encoding 3-dehydroquinate synthase II family protein, producing MKKVIFKSVPFDKKLVTLALESGVDAVMVEKDQVKAVESLGRVKVITPEDMPVVELTKKSDEDVAVKGIQQGKDVVLKKGWEIIPVENILAQVDTLALECENIDRAILAAGILERGCDTIVVLPEGASDLKQIVAELKLSQGTMDLQIATVTDIEPTGLGHRVCVDTISMLKKGQGMLIGNSSAFSFLVHAETESNPYVAARPFRVNAGAVHAYAQMPGDKTTYLEELAAGTDVLIVGADGTTSLATVGRVKVEVRPMLLIKAEVKTKEGVKTGQVFLQNAETIRVVSDKGEPVSVVTLKVGDKIMVKTDEAGRHFGMRIKEEIVEG from the coding sequence ATGAAAAAAGTCATCTTCAAATCCGTCCCCTTTGACAAGAAACTCGTCACCCTTGCCCTTGAATCCGGCGTTGACGCGGTCATGGTAGAGAAAGACCAGGTCAAGGCAGTGGAATCACTGGGACGAGTGAAAGTCATCACGCCCGAAGACATGCCCGTGGTCGAACTGACCAAGAAGTCCGACGAAGACGTCGCGGTCAAGGGCATTCAGCAGGGCAAGGACGTTGTCCTCAAGAAAGGCTGGGAAATCATCCCGGTGGAAAATATCCTCGCACAGGTGGACACCCTCGCCCTTGAGTGCGAAAATATTGATCGCGCCATCCTTGCGGCAGGCATTCTCGAACGCGGTTGCGACACCATCGTGGTGCTGCCCGAAGGCGCGTCGGACCTGAAACAGATCGTCGCCGAACTCAAGCTCTCGCAGGGAACCATGGACCTCCAGATCGCCACTGTCACCGACATCGAACCCACCGGCCTCGGCCACCGCGTCTGCGTGGACACCATCTCCATGCTCAAGAAAGGCCAGGGCATGCTCATCGGCAACTCGTCCGCCTTCTCCTTCCTTGTCCACGCCGAGACCGAGTCCAACCCGTACGTCGCCGCCCGCCCCTTCCGTGTCAATGCGGGAGCGGTTCACGCCTACGCCCAGATGCCCGGAGACAAGACCACCTATCTCGAAGAACTCGCCGCCGGGACCGACGTACTCATTGTCGGTGCAGACGGCACCACCTCCCTCGCCACCGTGGGCCGCGTGAAAGTCGAAGTCCGTCCCATGCTGCTCATCAAGGCCGAGGTAAAGACCAAGGAAGGCGTCAAGACCGGACAGGTATTCCTGCAAAACGCGGAAACTATCCGTGTCGTATCCGACAAAGGCGAACCGGTTTCCGTGGTCACCCTGAAAGTCGGTGATAAAATCATGGTCAAAACCGACGAAGCAGGGCGACACTTCGGCATGCGAATCAAAGAAGAGATCGTTGAAGGATAA